One Pedomonas mirosovicensis genomic region harbors:
- a CDS encoding phage tail sheath protein: protein MHGIKVTEINDGARRLTTVSTAIIGLVATGASADVTLFPLNRPVLITNLNNAIAKAGTDGTLRPTLEAIAAQSSPVVVVVRVAEGLDADETNSNVIGASTDGSMTGLQALLAAENQLGVKPRIIGAPGLDTQPVTTAMITVAQKLRACAYAGCAAATVEEAILYRNNFSARELMLIWPDFLVWDTATSATVTRPAAAYALGLRARIDQEQGWHKTLSNVAVNGVMGLSRDISWDLQDDTTDAGLLNNAGITTLANRNGYRFWGNRTCSDEPLFAFESATRTAQVLSDTIADGLLWAVDKPLHKSLVRDIVETINASFRALKSQGFIIDANAWFDPEQNPASALSAGKLVIDYDYTPVPPLESLTLRQRITDQYLADFATGL, encoded by the coding sequence ATGCATGGAATTAAAGTTACCGAAATCAACGATGGCGCACGCCGCCTGACGACCGTCTCCACGGCGATCATCGGCCTAGTCGCCACCGGCGCATCGGCCGACGTCACCCTGTTTCCGCTCAACCGGCCGGTGCTGATTACCAACCTGAACAATGCCATCGCCAAGGCCGGCACGGACGGCACCCTGCGCCCGACGCTGGAGGCCATCGCCGCGCAGTCTTCCCCGGTTGTCGTCGTGGTGCGGGTGGCCGAGGGCCTCGATGCGGACGAGACCAACAGCAATGTGATCGGTGCCAGCACCGACGGCTCGATGACCGGCCTGCAGGCGCTGCTCGCCGCCGAGAACCAGCTGGGCGTCAAGCCCCGCATCATCGGCGCGCCCGGCCTTGATACCCAGCCGGTGACGACGGCGATGATCACCGTCGCCCAGAAACTGCGGGCCTGCGCCTACGCCGGTTGCGCGGCGGCGACGGTTGAGGAGGCCATTCTCTACCGCAACAACTTCTCGGCGCGCGAGCTGATGCTGATCTGGCCGGACTTCCTCGTGTGGGACACCGCGACCAGCGCCACCGTGACCCGCCCGGCCGCAGCCTATGCCCTTGGCCTGCGCGCCCGCATCGACCAGGAGCAGGGCTGGCACAAGACCCTCTCCAACGTTGCCGTCAATGGCGTCATGGGTCTCTCCCGCGACATTAGCTGGGACCTGCAGGACGACACGACCGACGCAGGGCTCCTCAACAACGCGGGTATCACCACGCTCGCCAACCGCAACGGCTACCGCTTCTGGGGCAATCGCACCTGCTCGGACGAGCCGTTGTTCGCCTTCGAAAGCGCCACCCGCACGGCGCAGGTGCTCTCCGACACCATCGCCGACGGCCTGCTGTGGGCGGTCGACAAGCCGCTGCACAAATCGCTGGTGCGCGACATCGTCGAGACCATCAACGCCTCCTTCCGCGCGCTGAAGAGCCAGGGCTTCATCATCGACGCCAACGCCTGGTTCGACCCCGAGCAGAACCCGGCGAGCGCGCTTTCCGCCGGCAAACTGGTGATCGATTACGACTACACCCCCGTGCCGCCGCTGGAGAGCCTCACCTTACGCCAGCGCAT
- a CDS encoding gp53-like domain-containing protein, which yields MSGLSLTITDAGRAALVNAANNGTAPVLMASVGVSATAITPTPNAATLPGEIKRISTLSGEAVADDTIHVTVRDESGDTYTVRSFALYLADGTLFALYGQAEPIMEKSAQAMLLLSIDVTFAEVDAAQITFGDTSFLNPPATTERQGVVELATSEETTNGVDAVRAVTPKGLKAAITNWLDNRFGAGAPSSFVKSLLTSASASAFRSLLDIKSAALKDEGAGNGLDADLLDGLQGSAYAKLSGANFTGSIGTAGKVNLTYGNTLGLLGLSVSGTAINFFNNVTGTTSNVIYNWLGSNGVSKMSLTEGGELSVKGSTVWHSGNDGAGSGLDADMIDGLHRPLHWGYNTTGVPADGVTDPFSLAIGGTLFSLHTNNGYSGTQLAYLACLGGGDVGARGFYLSSLYGSGDLMLLSRPAGWTRVWTAGNDGSGSGLDADLLDGLHASDFAKLADFVASKSAYGYCKLPNGMIIQAGRFTAANDSTVTLTFPVAFPSLCMGVVVSGTAHLSADAQDNNPAVRSGSVYTTSFQVFNAAETTQAFFIAFGY from the coding sequence ATGAGCGGATTGAGCCTTACCATTACGGACGCCGGCCGCGCCGCCCTCGTCAATGCGGCGAACAACGGCACCGCGCCGGTGCTGATGGCATCCGTTGGCGTCTCTGCCACCGCCATCACGCCGACGCCGAATGCCGCCACCCTGCCGGGCGAGATCAAACGGATATCGACCCTCTCCGGCGAGGCCGTGGCCGACGACACCATTCATGTGACCGTCCGCGACGAAAGCGGGGACACCTATACGGTGCGCTCATTCGCGCTGTACCTTGCCGACGGCACTCTGTTCGCCCTTTATGGGCAGGCAGAGCCGATCATGGAGAAGTCCGCGCAGGCGATGCTACTGCTCAGCATCGATGTGACCTTTGCCGAAGTTGATGCCGCGCAGATCACCTTCGGTGACACCAGCTTCCTCAACCCGCCTGCCACCACCGAACGCCAGGGCGTGGTGGAATTGGCAACATCCGAGGAGACCACGAACGGCGTTGATGCCGTCCGCGCCGTCACGCCGAAGGGGCTGAAGGCCGCCATCACCAACTGGCTCGACAACCGGTTCGGAGCAGGCGCGCCTTCATCCTTCGTTAAATCCCTGCTGACGTCCGCCTCTGCATCGGCCTTCCGTTCCTTGCTCGATATCAAATCCGCCGCACTCAAGGACGAAGGCGCGGGCAATGGGCTGGACGCGGATCTGCTCGATGGCCTGCAAGGCTCGGCCTATGCCAAACTTTCAGGCGCGAACTTCACCGGCAGCATCGGCACCGCAGGCAAAGTCAACCTGACCTACGGCAACACCCTTGGCCTCTTGGGCCTCTCGGTATCCGGAACAGCGATCAATTTCTTCAACAATGTTACAGGGACAACCTCGAACGTCATTTATAACTGGCTCGGCAGCAATGGCGTCTCCAAAATGTCGCTGACCGAAGGGGGCGAGCTAAGCGTTAAGGGCAGTACCGTCTGGCACTCTGGTAACGATGGAGCTGGGTCCGGACTCGATGCGGATATGATCGACGGCCTGCACCGCCCACTGCACTGGGGTTACAATACCACGGGTGTGCCCGCCGACGGAGTGACCGACCCATTTTCTCTGGCCATCGGCGGGACCCTGTTCTCGCTCCACACAAACAACGGCTACAGTGGCACACAGCTTGCGTATCTTGCCTGCCTAGGCGGAGGCGACGTCGGGGCCCGAGGCTTCTATCTTTCATCGCTATACGGCTCGGGGGACCTGATGCTGCTGTCCCGTCCAGCCGGATGGACGAGAGTCTGGACGGCGGGCAATGACGGATCCGGGTCGGGCCTCGACGCTGATCTGCTTGATGGCCTGCACGCCTCTGATTTTGCCAAGCTAGCGGACTTCGTCGCAAGCAAATCTGCATACGGCTACTGCAAATTGCCCAACGGCATGATCATTCAGGCGGGCAGGTTCACGGCGGCCAATGACTCGACCGTCACCCTGACCTTCCCCGTCGCCTTTCCGAGCCTTTGCATGGGTGTCGTCGTCTCGGGCACGGCTCACCTCAGTGCCGATGCACAGGACAATAACCCGGCCGTGCGAAGCGGATCGGTGTACACTACGAGTTTTCAGGTTTTTAACGCCGCGGAGACGACACAGGCGTTTTTCATCGCATTTGGATACTAG
- a CDS encoding GPW/gp25 family protein, with translation MKGMSATTGKAIEGEAHLRQSINDILTTPIGSRVARRDYGSLLPELIDQPFNPTTRLRLYAAVAQALMRWEPRLRLSRVAIALSGEHGGFALTLEGTRMDAPAPNSLTRLTLPLRGNFT, from the coding sequence ATGAAGGGCATGAGCGCCACCACTGGCAAGGCGATTGAGGGCGAGGCCCACCTGCGCCAATCGATAAACGATATTCTGACAACCCCCATCGGCAGCCGCGTGGCCCGGCGCGACTACGGCTCCCTGCTGCCAGAGCTGATCGACCAGCCCTTCAACCCCACGACCCGCCTGCGGCTCTACGCTGCCGTGGCCCAGGCTTTGATGCGCTGGGAGCCGCGCTTGCGCCTCAGCCGCGTTGCCATCGCGCTGTCGGGCGAGCACGGCGGCTTTGCCCTCACCCTTGAGGGCACCCGCATGGATGCGCCCGCACCCAACAGCCTCACCCGTCTTACCCTGCCGCTGCGCGGCAATTTCACCTGA
- a CDS encoding phage baseplate assembly protein V, with translation MTDTPEILRLIGDLIRIGTVAEVDLTAARCTVKVGEILTPPLPWLAPRAGSARSWSPPSVGEQVVLLCPEADTALGIVLTGLFSDHNAAPASEDMTLLAFKDGAQLAYDPAAHRLSAVLPSGGTAHVEAPGGVEIEGDVTITGTVTVTGKLEASEDVTAAGISLKTHVHGKVTAGTAVSGAPQ, from the coding sequence ATGACAGACACCCCAGAAATTCTACGCCTCATCGGAGACCTGATCCGGATTGGCACTGTTGCCGAGGTTGACCTCACGGCCGCACGCTGCACGGTGAAGGTTGGCGAAATTCTCACCCCGCCCCTCCCCTGGCTGGCCCCGCGCGCGGGCAGCGCCCGGAGCTGGTCCCCGCCATCGGTGGGTGAACAGGTGGTCCTCCTCTGCCCCGAAGCCGACACGGCGCTGGGCATTGTGCTGACCGGCCTGTTCTCCGACCACAACGCCGCCCCCGCAAGCGAGGACATGACCCTCCTTGCCTTCAAGGACGGCGCGCAGCTTGCCTATGACCCCGCCGCGCACCGCCTGAGTGCCGTTCTGCCGTCCGGCGGCACGGCGCACGTTGAAGCCCCCGGTGGCGTCGAAATCGAAGGCGACGTGACCATCACCGGCACCGTCACCGTGACCGGCAAGCTGGAAGCCAGCGAGGATGTGACGGCCGCCGGCATCAGCCTCAAAACCCACGTTCACGGCAAGGTGACGGCTGGCACCGCAGTTTCGGGAGCGCCGCAATGA
- a CDS encoding phage tail assembly chaperone has product MAKFYSPSTGGFYDSTLHRPDSIPVDAISITDEHHKTLLEAQAEGKVFAVVDGTVVARTPPPASAEQLLASLRRKRDRLLRESDFTQIPDAPLSAEQRAAWQVYRQALRDLPENYAAAPSEAVWPTPPAQL; this is encoded by the coding sequence ATGGCCAAATTCTACTCTCCCTCAACCGGTGGATTTTACGACAGCACTCTCCACCGCCCCGACAGCATCCCTGTGGATGCGATATCGATAACAGACGAGCACCATAAGACCCTTCTTGAGGCCCAGGCCGAAGGCAAGGTGTTTGCCGTTGTTGATGGCACGGTCGTTGCGCGAACTCCGCCGCCCGCAAGCGCGGAGCAACTGCTCGCCTCCCTGCGACGCAAGCGTGATCGGTTGCTGCGTGAGAGCGACTTTACGCAGATTCCCGATGCGCCATTGAGCGCAGAGCAGCGCGCGGCTTGGCAGGTTTACCGCCAGGCGCTGCGCGACCTGCCCGAAAACTATGCCGCCGCCCCGAGTGAGGCAGTGTGGCCGACGCCCCCTGCACAGCTTTGA